A genomic region of Zalophus californianus isolate mZalCal1 chromosome 1, mZalCal1.pri.v2, whole genome shotgun sequence contains the following coding sequences:
- the LOC118357331 gene encoding ATP synthase subunit f, mitochondrial has protein sequence MASVVPLKEKKLMDVKLGELPSWILMRDFTPKGIAGAFQRGYYRYYNKYVNVKKGGVAGISMVLAAYVLFNYCRCYKELKHERLRKYH, from the coding sequence ATGGCGTCAGTCGTACCACTGAAGGAGAAGAAGCTCATGGATGTGAAACTAGGAGAGCTGCCCAGCTGGATACTGATGCGGGATTTCACCCCTAAGGGCATTGCTGGAGCatttcaaagaggttactaccggTATTACAACAAGTATGTCAATGTGAAGAAAGGGGGCGTTGCTGGGATTTCTATGGTGCTGGCAGCTTATGTGCTTTTCAACTACTGTCGTTGTTACAAGGAACTCAAACACGAGCGGCTCCGCAAGTACCACTGA